In Saccopteryx leptura isolate mSacLep1 chromosome 11, mSacLep1_pri_phased_curated, whole genome shotgun sequence, the following proteins share a genomic window:
- the AQP4 gene encoding aquaporin-4 isoform X1 — MFLESEQLRLAYLPRSKCGALYKKETVMVAFKGVWTQAFWKAVTAEFLAMLIFVLLSLGSTINWGGTERPLPVDMVLISLCFGLSIATMVQCFGHISGGHINPAVTVAMVCTRKISIAKSVFYIAAQCLGAIIGAGILYLVTPPSVVGGLGVTTVHGNLTAGHGLLVELIITFQLVFTIFASCDSKRTDVTGSIALAIGFSVAIGHLFAINYTGASMNPARSFGPAVIMGNWENHWIYWVGPIIGAVLAGGLYEYVFCPDIELKRRFKEAFSKATQQTKGSYMEVEDNRSQVETEDLILKPGVVHVIDIDRGEEKKGKDPSGEVLSSV; from the exons ATGTTCTTGGAGTCAGAGCAATTGCGTCTAGCGTATCTACCTAGAAG TAAGTGTGGAGCTTTGTATAAAAAAGAGACCGTCATGGTGGCCTTCAAAGGGGTCTGGACTCAAGCGTTCTGGAAAGCAGTCACCGCAGAATTTCTGGCTATGCTCATTTTTGTTCTCCTCAGCCTGGGATCCACCATCAACTGGGGTGGGACGGAAAGGCCCTTGCCTGTCGACATGGTCCTCATCTCCCTCTGCTTTGGACTCAGCATTGCGACAATGGTGCAGTGCTTCGGCCACATCAGTGGTGGCCACATCAACCCTGCCGTGACGGTGGCCATGGTGTGCACGAGGAAGATCAGCATCGCCAAGTCTGTCTTCTACATCGCAGCCCAGTGCCTGGGCGCCATCATTGGAGCTGGAATTCTCTACCTCGTCACGCCCCCCAGCGTGGTGGGAGGTTTGGGAGTCACCACG GTTCATGGAAATCTCACTGCTGGTCACGGTCTCCTGGTGGAGTTGATAATTACATTTCAGTTGGTGTTTACTATTTTTGCCAGCTGTGATTCCAAACGGACTGATGTCACTGGTTCAATAGCTTTAGCAATTGGATTTTCTGTAGCAATTGGACATTTATTTGCA ATTAATTACACTGGTGCCAGCATGAACCCCGCCCGTTCCTTTGGACCTGCAGTTATCATGGGAAATTGGGAAAACCATTGG atATATTGGGTTGGACCCATAATAGGAGCTGTCCTTGCTGGTGGCCTTTATGAATATGTCTTCTGTCCGGATATTGAACTCAAACGTCGCTTCAAAGAAGCTTTCAGCAAAGCTACTCAGCAAACAAAAGGGAGCTATATGGAGGTGGAGGACAACAGGAGTCAGGTAGAGACGGAGGACTTGATCCTAAAACCTGGAGTGGTGCACGTGATTGACATTGACCGGGGcgaggagaagaaggggaaagacCCATCAGGAGAAGTGTTGTCTTCTGTATGA
- the AQP4 gene encoding aquaporin-4 isoform X2: MSDRLAARRWGKCGALYKKETVMVAFKGVWTQAFWKAVTAEFLAMLIFVLLSLGSTINWGGTERPLPVDMVLISLCFGLSIATMVQCFGHISGGHINPAVTVAMVCTRKISIAKSVFYIAAQCLGAIIGAGILYLVTPPSVVGGLGVTTVHGNLTAGHGLLVELIITFQLVFTIFASCDSKRTDVTGSIALAIGFSVAIGHLFAINYTGASMNPARSFGPAVIMGNWENHWIYWVGPIIGAVLAGGLYEYVFCPDIELKRRFKEAFSKATQQTKGSYMEVEDNRSQVETEDLILKPGVVHVIDIDRGEEKKGKDPSGEVLSSV, translated from the exons ATGAGTGACAGACTCGCAGCAAGGCGGTGGGG TAAGTGTGGAGCTTTGTATAAAAAAGAGACCGTCATGGTGGCCTTCAAAGGGGTCTGGACTCAAGCGTTCTGGAAAGCAGTCACCGCAGAATTTCTGGCTATGCTCATTTTTGTTCTCCTCAGCCTGGGATCCACCATCAACTGGGGTGGGACGGAAAGGCCCTTGCCTGTCGACATGGTCCTCATCTCCCTCTGCTTTGGACTCAGCATTGCGACAATGGTGCAGTGCTTCGGCCACATCAGTGGTGGCCACATCAACCCTGCCGTGACGGTGGCCATGGTGTGCACGAGGAAGATCAGCATCGCCAAGTCTGTCTTCTACATCGCAGCCCAGTGCCTGGGCGCCATCATTGGAGCTGGAATTCTCTACCTCGTCACGCCCCCCAGCGTGGTGGGAGGTTTGGGAGTCACCACG GTTCATGGAAATCTCACTGCTGGTCACGGTCTCCTGGTGGAGTTGATAATTACATTTCAGTTGGTGTTTACTATTTTTGCCAGCTGTGATTCCAAACGGACTGATGTCACTGGTTCAATAGCTTTAGCAATTGGATTTTCTGTAGCAATTGGACATTTATTTGCA ATTAATTACACTGGTGCCAGCATGAACCCCGCCCGTTCCTTTGGACCTGCAGTTATCATGGGAAATTGGGAAAACCATTGG atATATTGGGTTGGACCCATAATAGGAGCTGTCCTTGCTGGTGGCCTTTATGAATATGTCTTCTGTCCGGATATTGAACTCAAACGTCGCTTCAAAGAAGCTTTCAGCAAAGCTACTCAGCAAACAAAAGGGAGCTATATGGAGGTGGAGGACAACAGGAGTCAGGTAGAGACGGAGGACTTGATCCTAAAACCTGGAGTGGTGCACGTGATTGACATTGACCGGGGcgaggagaagaaggggaaagacCCATCAGGAGAAGTGTTGTCTTCTGTATGA
- the AQP4 gene encoding aquaporin-4 isoform X3, translated as MVAFKGVWTQAFWKAVTAEFLAMLIFVLLSLGSTINWGGTERPLPVDMVLISLCFGLSIATMVQCFGHISGGHINPAVTVAMVCTRKISIAKSVFYIAAQCLGAIIGAGILYLVTPPSVVGGLGVTTVHGNLTAGHGLLVELIITFQLVFTIFASCDSKRTDVTGSIALAIGFSVAIGHLFAINYTGASMNPARSFGPAVIMGNWENHWIYWVGPIIGAVLAGGLYEYVFCPDIELKRRFKEAFSKATQQTKGSYMEVEDNRSQVETEDLILKPGVVHVIDIDRGEEKKGKDPSGEVLSSV; from the exons ATGGTGGCCTTCAAAGGGGTCTGGACTCAAGCGTTCTGGAAAGCAGTCACCGCAGAATTTCTGGCTATGCTCATTTTTGTTCTCCTCAGCCTGGGATCCACCATCAACTGGGGTGGGACGGAAAGGCCCTTGCCTGTCGACATGGTCCTCATCTCCCTCTGCTTTGGACTCAGCATTGCGACAATGGTGCAGTGCTTCGGCCACATCAGTGGTGGCCACATCAACCCTGCCGTGACGGTGGCCATGGTGTGCACGAGGAAGATCAGCATCGCCAAGTCTGTCTTCTACATCGCAGCCCAGTGCCTGGGCGCCATCATTGGAGCTGGAATTCTCTACCTCGTCACGCCCCCCAGCGTGGTGGGAGGTTTGGGAGTCACCACG GTTCATGGAAATCTCACTGCTGGTCACGGTCTCCTGGTGGAGTTGATAATTACATTTCAGTTGGTGTTTACTATTTTTGCCAGCTGTGATTCCAAACGGACTGATGTCACTGGTTCAATAGCTTTAGCAATTGGATTTTCTGTAGCAATTGGACATTTATTTGCA ATTAATTACACTGGTGCCAGCATGAACCCCGCCCGTTCCTTTGGACCTGCAGTTATCATGGGAAATTGGGAAAACCATTGG atATATTGGGTTGGACCCATAATAGGAGCTGTCCTTGCTGGTGGCCTTTATGAATATGTCTTCTGTCCGGATATTGAACTCAAACGTCGCTTCAAAGAAGCTTTCAGCAAAGCTACTCAGCAAACAAAAGGGAGCTATATGGAGGTGGAGGACAACAGGAGTCAGGTAGAGACGGAGGACTTGATCCTAAAACCTGGAGTGGTGCACGTGATTGACATTGACCGGGGcgaggagaagaaggggaaagacCCATCAGGAGAAGTGTTGTCTTCTGTATGA